The genomic region aaatctgGCTCAACTTAtattaataaaacttgaccaactaaaagcaactgctaaaccctaactccacatacaactagtccattttatgccaaacgggacatttgttgagtacgttgatgtgtactcacccttgctttacaaaccaccctaccccaggttgtccccactatactcagtgctcaggaggagatgttggtaacatggaggactttgaggagttccaggactacgacgagttctagtttactttagtggcaaatcccgagtcagctgcttgtgtaggcttatcttctacgttttgttactccgcactttgatatttatgttaAAGACTATGGATATgtgttagactctgtggatgtcttggacgtcttgatgtaattaaaatacctttccgctatttaattggagcattgtgtgatgatgtccaattatgtaatcgttgtgtacgtgagttctgatcctggcacgtaaatGGCTCGTATTCGGTGtaccttccaaaaccaggtgtgacaccttactgccttaataagtagtagagataatagatgtagacataaacacacacgtGGTGTAGTTGTAGCTACAAGCATATTTGCTTGAGGGATCGTGGGTTCGAATCTCCTTGGGGCTATTtgtatttttttaatttaattttagttaGACGTGGGATGTACATGATAATGAGAATGAGCTTTGTAGGGAGGGAGGAATGTGAAAGACAGTGGCAGAACATGAGAATGGATTGTGCGGGGGAATGAGAGTGGCAGAACACAGAATGACAATCTACCCCTTATTGCCTTAATAAATAGTAGTAGAGCTAATAGatttagacataaacacacatgttgtgtagtggtagctacaagcACATTTGCTTAATGGGTCATGGGTTCAAATCCCCTTCAGCCATTtgtatttttttaatttaattttagttaGACGTGAGATGTACGTGGAATGGGAATAGACTTTGCGGGGAGggaggaatgagaaagacagttgCAGAATATGAGAATGGACTGTACGGAGGAGTGGGAAATGAGAAAGGCAGAACACGGAATAACAACCTACCCCTTattgtcttaataagtagtagagactaGAGATAAAgatttttagaaaaaaaaattCCAATGGCCAAAGGCTCGAAACGCGACAAAAATCTAATATACACGGACACAAAGACAATATTTGAGTTTAGCTTTTTGAACTGCGCCGCAAGAGACCTAGTGAGCTAATCAGAGCCACCACCTCAAGGGAATTGTTGCAATTTCTGTCAAGTACATCTCACTTACACTTGCACAGCGACATGAGAGTAAACAAATTGCTAAACAGAACAAAGCAGTGAATCCTTTTTACCTGAACCGAGCACTCAAGAAGAGTAAAAGCACTTCCACAGAGTGCGCCAAAAAAATGCAAAGCAGACAACAATATGGTCACCGCATAAAGGGCAATAACTCACATCGTCGCTAATTTGTTAGCACAGACAGAACTGTGCTAGGCTTCTACTAATTTAGGTGATGTTtggtactagaaatgtaacacaaATGATAATGGTAACTGTTTACACTCGATTACTGACGGTAATAAGTTTAAATAGGCCGATATCAATTAATGTGGTATCTGATTATGATTGGACTAAAACAAATATTATTTAATGTTATCAGTTActcattacgttacaaatatatGAACCAAGGTACGagatctaagttgtggatttctgTACTACAGAAACTGGAATTCTACAGCTGGGCATGACAAAAAGGGAAGCAATCCGCCAGTAATTTGGGTCAGACTTGCAGGATGAATTTTTTTTTTCGGGCAACCAACTTACAAAAAAATAGACCGACTATACGCTAAAATACCACAATGAGAGACAATTTTGAGCAAGCGAAAGGATGAAATCACTGACAACTAACAGCTATATACCAGATTTTCTACAGCTATACGAGTTAGATAGGAATGGCATCACAGCAACCGTACCCAATCACAGCAACCGTAGTAGAATCCCGGTTAGAATCTGGATCTCCACAAGGAAAAATACGAGATACGCAGCTAAGGGATTAAGGGCGAAAAGGGTAGTACGGGCAGTATGACTTGGAGAAGATGACAACGTCGTGGGCGGAAACAGTGGACTTCATGAAAGACTTGGGCGGAAAAATCTAATATACATGGACACAAAGACAATTAACAGTTTTACATTTTTTCTATAGCTAGATAAGAAAACAATTAATACAATATAACATAAAGATAGTTAACAAATTATAAGAGAACAAATACAATCTAATTGTGTCATAATGCTTGTATATCATATGATGTAGCTTAACTGTTTTTCTTCCTGGCACCTGACgtttagaagaaaaaaaaaggCTGGCGTTTAGGAAAACTGAACAAAGAAAAACGATAGCTAGCTCTCATCTGTTTCCCCACGCGACAGGATTGGGTTCCATGACAAGAGATGCGTAGATGAGCTCGTTCCAGGCGTCCGGCACGCCGGGGAGGCACCAGTGGCTGCAGTCCTGCTTCCTCCTGGACAGCTTCTTGTCCCCGGCCCTGCCGTACACCGACGGGTGGCCGTCCTTACGGAAGTTGGTCAGCTTGGTGACGTTCAGCAGCCGCACCGGGAACCGCATCCGGGCGATGGCCTCCTGCACGATCCTCATCTTCAGAGGGTAGCTGTCGACGATGGCGCCTCTGAACGCCGGGTCCGTCTCGCCGTTGCACGAGCCGCCGGAGTCCCAGTCGCCTCCCCTGCACCAGCAGAAGGGTCATGTACGTGAAACTCCTGTCCCGCCCGCCACAGGCGACAGCTTCTGCTACGTACTGTTGATCGCTCGACCTCGACCGTCGTCACCTGAAATGCGCAGTGGAGTATCCCCGGTAGAAGACGACGCTTCTCGCCGGGTCCATGTTCTTGTCGACCCAGCGAGCCCATGTCTTGAGGGCTCTCCTGTAAGCTTCAGTCGAGTCGAATCGAGCGTACAGCGTGCCGCCTTCCTTGTAGTAGTTCTGTCTGTGCACAGTGCACACCGTTCAGGAGTAGAGTAAGTATGAGCTTGCAAGACAGAACATGGCCGTACCCTCTGGCCGTCTTGCCGTGCGTCCACCAGTGGCCGGTGTTGAAGACGAGCACGTCGGCCTTCTTCCACCGGTTCGCCGTCTTGTCGATGCGGTCGATCTGGAGGATCGGGTTGGAGTTCCCCCGCCTGTTGAAGCGCACCCCTTCGCGGACCAGGAAATGCGACCGCACGAACTCCACGGTGCAGCCGTAGTCCTATACGTCCGTTCGTcaacaaacacacacacacacactggacgagatcatcatcatcatcttccacTTCCACCTCCATTGTAGGCTGCCACACACAACACTCATCGACCGACTGATTTAAGCATTACCGGGAACTTGAAGACGAAGTAGCCTCGGCCCTTGCTGATCCTGTACCCGTGCGTCTCGAACATCCTGGCCTTGTCCGGCAGGGCCTCGCGCAGGACGCAGAGCATGGACTCGAACTGGTTCCGGTTCATCGAGTCGCCCACGAGCAGCAGCCGCTTGCCGCGCAGCCTATGCAGGAAGTCCGTCGCGTTGAACCTACGGGCCTAGCGCGCGGATCAGCGCCAGCGGCGTTTTGGGTGTGGTGTGGGAGTACGTGCCGGTGCGTGGGTGGGTTGGTACTTGGTAGGTACCTGGGGAGGCTGCAGTGGCGCGGCGCCCAGCGCCACCGCGTGTACCTGGAGTCCGGTCGGCCGTTCGCCGCGCACGCGTACGCCTCGTCCACGTAGGGGCACGTTCCCGGAGGGTAAAGCGGCCGCGCCTCCTCGTCCTGCACCCACTCCCCGTCGTACACGTCGCACCTTCTCGTTTCAGTTTCACCCGCTTTCTCGTCCGTCGCCATGGACTCGGGCGGTGGCGGAGAGGAAGAATGCGGTGGGGGAGGTGGATGCGGCGCTTGTATCGATTGTGAAGGTGGAGAAAGCGGCGCCTgtatcggcggcggcggcggcggcgaacgCGGCGCCTGTATCATCGGTGGCGATGGGGGCGCCAACGAGGCAGGGGGAGACGGCGGGGGTGGGGAAGGTGAAGGTGACATATGTATCACTGGCGGCGAGGGCGCGGATGGTTGTGACGGTGATAGTAACGGAGCAAGTGGCGGCGAAACCGTCGTAGCTGTCCGGATCGCTGGGGACGGGAGCCAGGTGAGGCGGTTCACGGAGAGCGCCCGCGGGGAGGCATTGGAACGGAGGAGGAGAGGGAGCACGAGCGGGAGGATGAACGGGACAGAGGCCAATGCGGCTGCGATCGGGACGGCGAGGCGCCAGGGGAGCCACGGCGTGGACGGCATCGGGGAAGCCGGCAACCGGTGCGGTGTGAGCtgtccccggcccgcggcgggggTGCGAATGGGGTGGATCTTGCGAGGGCGATGGGATGGGACGGTCGAGAAGGGTGGCGGGACTCGCGCCTGCCAGTTGACTTCCGGTGACAGTGAAATTTTTATGTGGGCCCCAGAGATCGTGGCTCGTTACAGAATGCAGAGTGCTCATGGCTCCAATTGTGTCGATGTCGACGGGCCGACCTCTGGCCTGTGAAATTGTTTGGGCTGCCCAGTTTTGCGTCGGTCTAAAACAAAGGGAACGTTTTAAACCCAATTTGAGGATTTCTAAATACCTCCAAGGCTAAAATATCATGGCTTCAATGAattggactaacaagtttgctaagtggtcGCATATCTATAAGCATGAATACAGAAGATCAATAGAGACAAATAGCTCAAACCTCATTTGAAAGGGGCACATTGTCACACCCATATTTAAGGGCCAAACCCGGGAGCGTCTTAAATATGTGCTAGAATcaagtctcatacatatgatgactcatggtacagaaacatatgtcacatatttactatataataggagttttctACAAATAACTAAATaagtacatcatacgaagacgacgatctagcaaccaaagttgactggtagacgacggcctagacctctcacgaactcatcgtgacaaccttcatgctccttatcttgtggtacctgttcttgacttggggaatgtgagtacaacaagggtgagctcacatacattcatcgctcaataagttgtgaGAAATAATGTGCATTAACTCACTTACGGTggaggctcatgtgaagtgtaaggcttgccaaagaagatggttaaaaatgagcattacttttaaagttggtcaaagttttattaccagttactaagtataagtagataccaacacaattaagtaagagatcacaattaataataacacccaaaatacgatgcatatgacagattaagtttagttccataaattaatcgtgTGAGTGTCCTAAGTCACTTTTGACTATGAACACGACTAATATAAAATTTTTACACTATGAAAATGTTGTGCATCTTTATCACAATGGATAATGTGTACGGATGGATTTAGTATTAAATCCGCTTGTACGGGTTTGAAAACCATCTACACGCGGGTCATTGTCATCTCTACTCTCGCGGATTTAaactgttgagaactacgttgccGCAGATCACCAGATctactcccttccctcccgtcagcagtagagacgcaagaagctgtagagaacTCGTCTCCCTTCCCAGAAGCACGACAGAGTAACACACGAGACACAAGATATAGTGTTGGGCCATTGACCTCTTTCTCTTCTTTGTATTATGAGGTGGTGTAcaagttccttatatagagatgtgagacccctcaggggtaaagcaggtatttgcccacataaccctaactagggttacttaacactcccccttggacgaataccgcgaccaacacatgcctcgttaaaactccgaaaaacccagtgggaaaaatgtggagaaagagtgcatggtgatacaaattgcatttgcactttgttgcctcgttaaaaacctcatgtgagaaactttaagaaaactcaccaagggaaaaagagtacaacaactgtcatcgtgacagatttcgatcctctgggatctagattctatcgaatcttctacaagggctaactttagaaatgtgctccccctgatccttgcaaaaccgtatcaataaggcaaaacatcttcttctggaagtatatgcacataaagatttagcaaacggattgcatatccttgcaaggactatttcaggaactttacctctactcacttctagtatatacgaggtaagtgcatgtatcaatataaataagccactttgactgatggtgttcgatcgactagatctatatatttgatagaaagttccataaaggttcacatattgatcatcaaactcacgccttcagggcataaaatatga from Zea mays cultivar B73 chromosome 6, Zm-B73-REFERENCE-NAM-5.0, whole genome shotgun sequence harbors:
- the LOC103629683 gene encoding protein trichome birefringence-like 5, with the translated sequence MPSTPWLPWRLAVPIAAALASVPFILPLVLPLLLRSNASPRALSVNRLTWLPSPAIRTATTVSPPLAPLLSPSQPSAPSPPVIHMSPSPSPPPPSPPASLAPPSPPMIQAPRSPPPPPPIQAPLSPPSQSIQAPHPPPPPHSSSPPPPESMATDEKAGETETRRCDVYDGEWVQDEEARPLYPPGTCPYVDEAYACAANGRPDSRYTRWRWAPRHCSLPRFNATDFLHRLRGKRLLLVGDSMNRNQFESMLCVLREALPDKARMFETHGYRISKGRGYFVFKFPDYGCTVEFVRSHFLVREGVRFNRRGNSNPILQIDRIDKTANRWKKADVLVFNTGHWWTHGKTARGQNYYKEGGTLYARFDSTEAYRRALKTWARWVDKNMDPARSVVFYRGYSTAHFRGGDWDSGGSCNGETDPAFRGAIVDSYPLKMRIVQEAIARMRFPVRLLNVTKLTNFRKDGHPSVYGRAGDKKLSRRKQDCSHWCLPGVPDAWNELIYASLVMEPNPVAWGNR